Sequence from the Segatella copri genome:
AGCGGGCAGAACTGCCCAGGCAGCAGGAGCCGATGCCCCTTGACCATGCTGCAAGAATGATATTCTCACCAAGTAAGCCGCAATCAATCTGCGCCATATCATAAGTAGTATCGTAGGCGATGCAAACCACGCATGGAGCATTCACGAAGATATTCTTGAAGCCTTTGCGCTCTGCAATCTTAGGATTATCCTTTACCACGGCTTGGGTGATCGAATCGATAAGTGCAGGAGAATCAATCACTCTGATTTCATACGACTGCAGGTTCTGCCCATTTGGCGCATGGATGCCGCATTTCAAAATCTCGTTCAGGGTATCGCGGCTGATGACGGAATCCTTGTAAGCACGGATGCTTCTGCGACTCATCATTAAATCGGTTACCACACTTGCAGAGTCAACGCTGGTCGTTGCCTCCGGCTGTCTGTTCTCATTGCAGGCAGTCAACATCAGTGCTGCTGCCAATCCTAAGAAAATCTTCTTCATATGATTCATGATTAAACTTATATTTCAATTAGTATATACCTTACAAAAATAACAATAAATACTGACATTCAAGAAGATACCTTATATCTTTTAAGAGTTTTTATTAGTCCAGGCATAAAAGATGACATACGCGAATTCAACAAGCAAGTGCAAAATTTGGTGGTATAGAAGATTTTTCGTACCTTTGCCGCAAAATCATCAAACTTAGAAATTATGGCAAGAACAAGAATAAAGAATCCTGTAGTATTGACTAGCATTGCGCAATATGCCATGTATGCATATTGCTTTTTCGCATTGTTTTCGCTGGCATTTTCTGTTTGCGGACAAGCGGGCTTATCCTTCAGAACAAGTCCCATCCTGATTCCAATAAGTCCCATCCTGGTTACCATCAAGCAACTGGTCTTGCAGCTCGCCCCTATAGCTTTATGGGGAATATTCCGCTACACGCTACCGGCAGGCGTAAAATTACTACGACGCTGCAGCGAGGTGATGGTGCTTTACTATGTGCTCTCATTCATTCTGGGTCTATGCTTCAATCTTCATCTCGTAACGATGATGCAGAACGGACAGATTACCCCAATGGCTTCCATACTCACCTGGACAGAAAGCACGATGGGCCTGATTTCCGTCATCGCCTCCCTGGTAGCCGGCTGTCATCTGTGCAGCAAGCACAGGGGCAACATGCGCAAACTGGGCATAGCCCTTATCCTGGTTTTCATGGTATGGCTGATATGCTCAAATATACTCCCTGTTGCAGTGTTTTATCTGGCAGGTAACACCCAGCAGGCAGCCATCACCAGCATGAATCTCATCAGTATGATAACCACAACATCGGTTTATATATACGCATATTATAGGATGTATCGGGCGATAGAAAGAAATTTGCAATGCACTGCAAATTTTACCTAGAAGCACAAGAAATTTGTAATGCACTGCAAATTTCTCCAAAAAGTTTCGTATATTTGCAGCGCATTGCAATTTTAGCAATCAAGATAGAATAAAAGATGAATAAAAGCTATGATGGAAAAGAATCAGATTTTTGAAAATATCATAAGCCGCACATCGGTGAGAAGTTATACAGACATGCCTGTAGAGCAAGAGAAAATTGAAATGATGCTGCGTGCCGGCATGGCCGCTCCATCGGCTTGCAACAAGCAGCCTTGGCATTTTGTGGTCATCAACGACAGAGAGATTCTCGACCAGATACCACAGTTCAGTCCTTATGCCAGCATGGTGAAGCAGGCACCACTTGCCATCGTGGTTTGCGGATGCCTGAACAAGACGCTGGAAGGCATCGAGCAGGAGTTCTGGATTCAAGACTGCTCGGCAGCCACGGAGAACATCCTGCTGATGGCTCACGGCTTGGGTCTTGGCTGTGTGTGGACAGCCCTCTATCCTCTGAAAGAACGATATGAGGGAATGCAGCAACTGCTGCATCTGCCCAAGACGATGATTCCGCTCAATACCCTCATCATCGGATATCCGAAGAATCAGGCGGAAGCAAAGGATAAGTGGAAAGAGGAGAATATTTCCTATAATAAATGGATGGAGAAAAATTCATAATACTAGAAAAAAGACAGAAAAAAGTTATAAAAAACTCCGTTTCTGAGTTTTCTAGACATCAGGAACGGAGTTCAAACATTAATCCTCGAACAGTTTATGAAATTCAACGGCATCCATAAATTGATAATTTGGATTATTTCCTACATTTCTTCTAAGCCTATTTAAATTGGAAGGAGTTGTAGCTTTCTTTGTCAGCAAAACATAGAAACTATTATCAAAAGAATAGTTAGAAGTAACCATTGCCTTTGATTCACTAACCTTTTTTGCTATCTCCTTTGAATCCAAATTCCTGGTATTGCTTAGTCGGAATTTTGCATCGGTCAAAAGTAATCTCTTATCATTCACATGCAATAGCATATCTGCAGAAGATTTCTTATCAGCATGATGTTTTTGAGAAATTCGTCTCTGAACATCATCAAGTTCTATTGCCTTATCTGTGTCAGAGAAAAGATTTTCTGAATTTGGGCATCCCTCCTGCTTCATCAAATGATGCAAGCCGACTAAATCTTTTGCTGTCCAACAATCAATCTTGATTCCCTGATAATTGCCAATCTTAAATTTCGCCATAGTTCTCTACGTATTTCTGAAGAGTATCAAAAGATTTATTGAATGATTCAAATACAGGTTCGATGTCACAACCCAAATTCTTATAGTAGAACGAATCTGTACCTTCACTTTGCTCTGCCAGATAAAAGCGAGTAGTATTCAACAAGCCTTCTTTTTCAGAGATATACCTGATAGCCGATACCATATCGGGATTGTGACTCGTGATGAGTATCTTGGTTCCAAATGTTTTGTTGATGCGAACAAGAAGATGCGCCAACTCAACCACCCATTGTGGATGAAGATTTGTTTCAGGCTCATCAATCTCCAACAAAGTGTTTTCTGTCAGCCACCCGTTTTCTATCAGGCGAAGCATATAAACCAGCGGTTTGAAGCCCGATGCTATATCTTCAATTCTAATATCCTTACCATTGTTGCTGTGATAAACTAAATCAACAGCATCGAAATTTTCCTTTTCTACAATAGAACCATCTATCATTTTATTAATAGAATGAAGTAATTCCTGTTTGCCGGTAATCTCACTTCCTTTTTCATTTACATGAACCACTTTATGTGCCAAGGAAGTCATCAGAACCCTATCTGATTGACGAAGAGAAATAGCTGCTGGTGTTCCTATATATATGGCATTATTTAAACTATATATCTTTCCAAGTCTATCAACAAGCAATTCCACTTCATCTTCCTTAAAGCTTATGCTGGCAGGAAAGCCATCCTTTTCCCGATATACAGCAGCGATTTTCTCTTTCAAGTAACTGATGGGACGATTTTTTTTGTTGTTTTCATATTTCTGAAGACATTCAGAAAACAACTGAATGGAATTTCGTTCTATATCCTCATGAACATGATTTTGTTCAGTAATCCCAAAAAGATTAAGCACTCGACGCACCTGCTGAGGATTCTGCTCTTTCTGAAGAAAGTTAACCAGCATGTCATCAAGTGAACCAATCGCTCTTTTATAATAAAAATCGAGCTTCTCCACACCACCATTACTCAATGTTACCATTGTCATTAATGATAAGGTATGGTCAAAAAATCGTTTTTTATCATCATCCAGATAATTTGAGATATCATCCAGCGCATTAGAATATTTCTCTAATGATTTGATAATCATATCTCTGAAATCAGAGAAAAAGAAACTGTCTAACACTGACAATGTATTGACGATATAATACAACCAACGGGACATAGTGCTTTTTCCACAGCCGTTGCTACCCACGATAACTGTGATACCCTCTATTTCGATATCAGCATGCCCTATAGCATGATAATTGTCTATATTAAAATTATACTTGCTCATTATTCAAACTATTTTAATGCAAAAATACGATGTTTTTGTGTAACCTCCAAATTTTCATAGCACTTTTTACTGCCAAGGGTTCATAAAAGCCAGATTCCTATCACGAATATAAGTATAAAAGACTTAAAATGAGAGAATTTATTTTGGAAATCTAGATTTTATCCCTAATTTTGCACATCAAAAAAATCATAATAAAGAAAAAGTATGAATATCAAGGAGAATTATCAACAATATGTAAGCCGATACGCTGCTGAGGTGGCTGCCCTGAAGCGTAAGAATACGGGATTTATAACGGGCGAGTTGCTGGCTTTTGGCGGCATCCTCGCCTTCCTGATCTGCTATTTCGCATTGGATGGGGATACGCAGAACTATCTGATGGGGGCGGCGCTGTGCCTGATTGCCTATTTGGGAATCAGACGACTTGACGATAAGAACAAGGAGAAGATAGAGCATCTTTCGGCTTTGCTCAAGGTTTATCAGGACGAAATCAAGGCTTTGGAGGGCGATTTCTCGCCTTTCGAGACGGGCGATTTCTATCAGAATCCGCAGCATTCTTATTCCTTCGACCTCGATGTCTTCGGCAAGAGTTCGCTGTTCAACCGCATCTGTCGAACCATCACATCGGGCGGTTCAGAGGCACTCGCCAGGAATCTTACCCGGGAAACGCCTCTGAGCCTGGAAGATATCAAAAGAAGAAGGGATTTGCAGAAGGAATTGGCTGGAGAAGGCGAAAACTGGCGAATGGAATTCCTGGCACTTGGCGAAAAGAACAGAAGCCAAACTGCGGATGGCAAGATGATGAATGGCAAGATGAAGAAGATTGATTCTGCTGCGGTGGTGGATGCGATGCAGAAGGTTTCAATGATGGAGGTGCCGGCATGGTTTGGGGCTCCGATTTCGCTCGTTATCGGATGGCTGCTGATTATCGGAGTCATCGGTTCCGTGATATTGTCGATATGCAATATGGTTTCGGTGAATTTTGCCTTATGGTGGGTGTTGGTTCAATACATGGTAATGTTCTTCGTATGCAAGCAGACACTTGACAAGATTGATAGCAATGGCGGCAAACTGCGCCATCAGCTCATCGCCTATGCCCAGATACTCCGGCTTATCAACAGGCGCAATTTCCATAGCGAGTTAGGAAAAGAGATGCAGGAATCTCTGGCAGATGCCCTGCCTTCCTTTGCCCAACTGGAAAAGATATTGAAGGGGTATGACAGAAGAGGCAACTTCCTGGGTCTTTTCTTCACCGATGCCTTCATGCTGAGCGATTTCTTCCTGGTTCGCAGTTTTCTGAAATGGAAGAATACCTATATGATGAAGATGGAGGAATGGATGCATATCATCAGCGAGATGGATGCGATGGTTTCGATGGCGAATTTCAGATATAATCATCCGGAGGCGGAAGAGGCGGAATTTGTTTCGGGAAAGCAGGAAGCAGATGAAGAAAGCGTTGTTTCAGAAAATACAGAAATCGGAAGTCCGGAAATCGTGTTCGAGGGGAAGAATCTCTATCATCCTTTCCTGGGTGCCAAGGCGGTGAAGAATGATTTCACCATCAGGGATGACAACTATTATATCATCACCGGAGCCAACATGGCAGGAAAGAGTACTTTCCTCCGTTCGCTGGGCGTGAACTATATCCTGGCAATGGCGGGTATGCCGGTGTTTGCGGATCAGCTGAAGATTTCACGTTTCAGATTGTTCTCGAGTATGAGAACCACCGATGATTTGACGCACGGCATCTCTTATTTCAATGCAGAATTGATCAGATTGGAGGAACTTCTAAAGTTCTGTAAAGAAAGTGCAGAGGGAAAGTTCTGCAAGGAAAGTGCAGAAGGAAAGTTCTACAAGAAAAGTATAGCGGGCAATAAGGAATCACTCCGGACGCTGATTATTCTGGATGAGATTCTGAAAGGAACGAATTCATTGGATAAGCTGAATGGTTCGAGAAAGTTCCTAGAAGCCATCTCCAAGCAGCCGGTGAGCGGCATCATTGCTACCCACGATTTGGAACTTTCCAAGATGGAGAATGATGCATCAGGAAAATTCCACAACTATTGTTTCGAGATAGATTTGGGCACAGATGTTACCTATACTTATAAGATACAGAAGGGTGTAGCAAGAAACCAAAATGCCACCTTCTTACTGAATAAGATTCTGGAGAAATATTAGAATAGAATTAATAAAAGCACTACAATAAGATTTATAAAACTCCCTTTTTACAAAAGTGTGTCTGATGCATACTAACTCATAATTATACGAAACACCACACTTTTATTCATTTTCTATTCATTTCCGGCTAATGGGTATTCATTTTTAATCTAAGTTATCATGCAATTTATTAGAATGGAATTTTTGAAAGAGCCAGCACCTTGAATGGGCTGACTCTTTCAATGTCACTTGTAATTGACAAACTGGAATTTTCAAATTAGTCTTTGCAAATAACCTTTGAATCTTCACCATCAATTACAATTCCCTGACGGTTGTTAATTGGGCATAGATTCAAATCCGAAAACTCAGTCATTATTTTCTCGGTAACTTTCTTAAATGGTGCTGTAAGATAATGCGGAAGAACATAGAAATCAATCAAATCAATCCCTGCATCATCTTCTTGTGAGTAGTCCTCCGGCTTTTCATCCATTTGCTCGATATATTGGATGCTTGGAGCGCATATAATTGCGCCTGCCGACTCGCCGATCATCAATTTTCCATTTGCCAATTCCTTTTTCAGCAGTCCATCAGTTCCCGTTTTACGGAGCTGGTCCATAAGAAAGAAAGAATTTCCGCCGGTAAAATATATCACATCTGCTTCTTCAAAAACAGACTGTATCATTGAATAAGCCTCCGTTGAAATATCAATTTCAGTTACGATCGCTCCCAACTTTTTGAATAATTTTCGAGCCGAGCCGACATAACCGGTGTAGCCTTCACGCAGTGAAGCTGTTGGAATAAATGCGACTTTCTTATTTTCAATTTCTTCCTTTATCAGACTTCCTACACTTGAAAAGTGCGAACATAAAAATAATTTCATCAATATTCTCCTTTATAAATTTCGATTTGTATAACAGTAGTCTAACACACGTTGTTTAAAAATACTACAGCCAAGCCAATGTAAATAGGGACTTATAAAAAAAGGAAGAGGGTGTGTCAAAAGTCCAAGAAACACCCTCTTTCCTTTTAAATAACACATTATAACTCAACGCTATCCAGGCGGAATTTGAGCAAGCCGGCTGGTACCTTTACCATTACCTCTTCACCTGCCTTCTTACCCAGAAGGGCCTTGGCGATAGGCGACTTGATAGAAATCTTGCCACTATGAAGATCTGCCTCGTGAGGATTTACTATGGTATAATTCATGCTGCACTTGTTGGCGAGATTGGTAATCTTAATCTTGCTCAACAAGCCAACGGTATCGCTCTTCAGGCGAGACTTGTCGATGACACGGGCATTCTCCAAGACCTTCTGCTTGAAGCTGATGCGGCTCAACAGCTTGCCCTGCTCACGCTTGGCTGCATGATACTCGAAATTCTCACTGAGGTCGCCCTTATCGCGGGCCTCAGCTATCGCATCGCGAACGGCTGGCAACTCTACGTTAACCATGTGTTGAAGTTCGGCCACGAGCTCATCGTAACCTTCCTGAGACATATATTCCATTTTCTCTGATAATCTTAATGAATGATGATTTTAATTTTCGGGGTGCAAAGTTACTAGTAATTCATGAAAACACCAAACATTTTTGATAAAAAGTAAATAAAAAAGAGAAGATGTGCAGCCATGACAGACAACACATCTTCTCCTTGAATATATCATTATCCCCAAACTTCCTCGGAAATCTCTCTCACCAGATCTATCTTTGCCCACTGCTCAGCATCGGTCAGTTTATTACCAATCTCGCAAGAGGCGAAGCCGCATTGAGGACTGAGACTGAGCCGATCGAGGGGGATATATCTGGCAGCTTCTCGGATGCGGGCGATGACCGTAGCCTTATCTTCCAACACCGGAGATTTGGAGGTTACCAGACCCAGAACCACCTTCTTGCCATCTGCCACATACTTCAACGGCTCGAAACCACCCGAACGCTCATCGTCATACTCCAGATAGAAGGTATCTACATCTTCATGAGCGAAGAGATAAGGAGCTACGGCATCGTAGGCACCCTTGGTGGCATAGCAGGA
This genomic interval carries:
- a CDS encoding nitroreductase family protein, yielding MKKIFLGLAAALMLTACNENRQPEATTSVDSASVVTDLMMSRRSIRAYKDSVISRDTLNEILKCGIHAPNGQNLQSYEIRVIDSPALIDSITQAVVKDNPKIAERKGFKNIFVNAPCVVCIAYDTTYDMAQIDCGLLGENIILAAWSRGIGSCCLGSSARWILDSPSAKPYLDRMAFSKNYKLLYCIALGYPDESPEAKPRRQDMIKFMD
- a CDS encoding nitroreductase family protein; its protein translation is MMEKNQIFENIISRTSVRSYTDMPVEQEKIEMMLRAGMAAPSACNKQPWHFVVINDREILDQIPQFSPYASMVKQAPLAIVVCGCLNKTLEGIEQEFWIQDCSAATENILLMAHGLGLGCVWTALYPLKERYEGMQQLLHLPKTMIPLNTLIIGYPKNQAEAKDKWKEENISYNKWMEKNS
- a CDS encoding AAA family ATPase, yielding MSKYNFNIDNYHAIGHADIEIEGITVIVGSNGCGKSTMSRWLYYIVNTLSVLDSFFFSDFRDMIIKSLEKYSNALDDISNYLDDDKKRFFDHTLSLMTMVTLSNGGVEKLDFYYKRAIGSLDDMLVNFLQKEQNPQQVRRVLNLFGITEQNHVHEDIERNSIQLFSECLQKYENNKKNRPISYLKEKIAAVYREKDGFPASISFKEDEVELLVDRLGKIYSLNNAIYIGTPAAISLRQSDRVLMTSLAHKVVHVNEKGSEITGKQELLHSINKMIDGSIVEKENFDAVDLVYHSNNGKDIRIEDIASGFKPLVYMLRLIENGWLTENTLLEIDEPETNLHPQWVVELAHLLVRINKTFGTKILITSHNPDMVSAIRYISEKEGLLNTTRFYLAEQSEGTDSFYYKNLGCDIEPVFESFNKSFDTLQKYVENYGEI
- a CDS encoding MutS-related protein gives rise to the protein MNIKENYQQYVSRYAAEVAALKRKNTGFITGELLAFGGILAFLICYFALDGDTQNYLMGAALCLIAYLGIRRLDDKNKEKIEHLSALLKVYQDEIKALEGDFSPFETGDFYQNPQHSYSFDLDVFGKSSLFNRICRTITSGGSEALARNLTRETPLSLEDIKRRRDLQKELAGEGENWRMEFLALGEKNRSQTADGKMMNGKMKKIDSAAVVDAMQKVSMMEVPAWFGAPISLVIGWLLIIGVIGSVILSICNMVSVNFALWWVLVQYMVMFFVCKQTLDKIDSNGGKLRHQLIAYAQILRLINRRNFHSELGKEMQESLADALPSFAQLEKILKGYDRRGNFLGLFFTDAFMLSDFFLVRSFLKWKNTYMMKMEEWMHIISEMDAMVSMANFRYNHPEAEEAEFVSGKQEADEESVVSENTEIGSPEIVFEGKNLYHPFLGAKAVKNDFTIRDDNYYIITGANMAGKSTFLRSLGVNYILAMAGMPVFADQLKISRFRLFSSMRTTDDLTHGISYFNAELIRLEELLKFCKESAEGKFCKESAEGKFYKKSIAGNKESLRTLIILDEILKGTNSLDKLNGSRKFLEAISKQPVSGIIATHDLELSKMENDASGKFHNYCFEIDLGTDVTYTYKIQKGVARNQNATFLLNKILEKY
- a CDS encoding Type 1 glutamine amidotransferase-like domain-containing protein, whose amino-acid sequence is MKLFLCSHFSSVGSLIKEEIENKKVAFIPTASLREGYTGYVGSARKLFKKLGAIVTEIDISTEAYSMIQSVFEEADVIYFTGGNSFFLMDQLRKTGTDGLLKKELANGKLMIGESAGAIICAPSIQYIEQMDEKPEDYSQEDDAGIDLIDFYVLPHYLTAPFKKVTEKIMTEFSDLNLCPINNRQGIVIDGEDSKVICKD
- the greA gene encoding transcription elongation factor GreA, with product MEYMSQEGYDELVAELQHMVNVELPAVRDAIAEARDKGDLSENFEYHAAKREQGKLLSRISFKQKVLENARVIDKSRLKSDTVGLLSKIKITNLANKCSMNYTIVNPHEADLHSGKISIKSPIAKALLGKKAGEEVMVKVPAGLLKFRLDSVEL